Proteins encoded together in one Streptomyces sp. NBC_01216 window:
- a CDS encoding LysM peptidoglycan-binding domain-containing protein, which produces MSKLRWWTAGACSAVLTALLPGLAAASASAVPVPPYACAQDQWPWGCVAECESGGRWHVSTGNGYYGGLQFWQPTWEEHGGLRYARRADLATRQQQITVAEAVLRTQGWGAWPVCSKRYGLSGRVHTVQPGDTLGSIARRFGVTGGWKALYAANRSIVGPDPDRIAVGMMLRFAPLTAG; this is translated from the coding sequence ATGTCGAAGCTCCGATGGTGGACGGCCGGTGCCTGTTCCGCCGTACTGACGGCCCTCCTCCCGGGCCTGGCCGCGGCGTCCGCCTCCGCCGTCCCCGTCCCCCCCTACGCCTGCGCCCAGGACCAGTGGCCGTGGGGCTGCGTCGCCGAGTGCGAGAGCGGTGGCCGCTGGCACGTCTCCACCGGCAACGGCTACTACGGCGGGCTCCAGTTCTGGCAGCCGACCTGGGAGGAGCACGGTGGGCTGCGGTACGCCCGGCGGGCCGATCTGGCGACCCGGCAGCAGCAGATCACGGTCGCCGAGGCGGTGCTGCGGACCCAGGGATGGGGAGCCTGGCCGGTCTGCTCGAAACGGTACGGACTGAGCGGGCGGGTCCACACCGTCCAGCCCGGCGACACGCTCGGCTCGATCGCCCGCCGCTTCGGTGTCACCGGCGGCTGGAAGGCCCTGTACGCGGCGAACCGGAGCATCGTCGGGCCGGACCCCGACCGGATCGCGGTCGGGATGATGCTGCGCTTCGCGCCGCTCACCGCCGGGTGA